Below is a genomic region from Henckelia pumila isolate YLH828 chromosome 3, ASM3356847v2, whole genome shotgun sequence.
ttgacttgtatggtcaagttaagTGATAATTTGACAGGTGGAGACAAGCGAAGGAATTGGTAACTCCCTGGATAGCTTTCTTGTCATGATGTCTTAAGTATACCGTTGGGTTTAGGATCCAAAAAGGTTTGGATGCTTCTATGGGCATCAGTTGTCTAATCGTCAGGTATGACATTAGCCGGGATCTAGTTCTTGAGGTCCGGCAGGGGGTGTCATTAATTTCCAGCGTGAGGTGCGCGAGATCATTGAAATGATCAAGGCAGTCATTGATCGACTAGGGAATACATGAATTAGTCCTTTCAGCGCTAAGGCTGATGCCTTCAGCAaaaggagcgatttgactattgagaatccgttggaaTTTAGTTTCCAGGATCTTTATGATTCGACCTTGTGAGGTTGGGGTGAGCTATGATGGTATCTTCAGATACTCAatgttgagttataccaggcgcatgtaactgtcgagtttcgagatggaataggtagcgtttccatatgtctgtgtactGTCGAATGTCCCAGttgagcatattggtgggagcttgccttagtcttgatgtgtgtacagtggttgcgagtatgtatgactatcaggaggatgtctatcgattgattaatgggtgaataacctatgggtgAGAtggtgtagatcatcagaggcgtgatgacttctattgcaatgtatgcgtggcTTCGCAGGCCAAAGGCTAGGAGATGACTTTGCGTCGTTATGTACGAGCGATGATAGTTCTTATCAAGGCatagtgttgagttatactgaGAAACGTAAACTGAGATTTACACTGGACATGGTATTGAATTCCCCgtattgcttgggaagctcGTTCGCTTCTGTAGGGCATGGGAAGGATGACCAGTCTAGAATCATGTGAAATAGTTATGTTGTAGTATGACCTTGTGTCAACTAAATTCTCTTGAGGAGAATTCGAGCTTTgttgtgtcagcacagtgttgggattagtgttttctaactagaggtgttgagcatcaagaacttttggaaccattaagTGGTTAGATGCAATTAAGTGATTCGACGATTGTCGTAAGCCAATCAGGTTATGATTTGGTTTTCATCAGCCTAAGACTTTTCCTTGggacgatgatctcgatcaaACGGGTGTTTGTATTCTTTGTGATCAGGGGGATCGTGGTCAGGATGGAAGGTGTATCAGTGTCGCGATACATTAGCGCCAGAGAAGTTTGACTGTCTCTAAAcagcgcagtaatcttcagttgAAAGATtgtaatgcggttcagcatttatggagcttgcagagaattcgagcaagggtttctagtaagttctcgaggttttaccctagattttgaggatgaaatcttttaaaggggggagaatgtagtgacccgtatcctgaattaatgattaatgagtaattaatcatgtaatcatgtttagattaagtaaaaaatgattaaggaaattccagaagggttaacggagttcagaaatggatccagaacactcgaaaatggcttagaggaccccaagactcgagtgggatcggaaccaccgatccaggatcggagctttcgatcttggtgaaatcggaaccacatcggaagcaaggagatcggatcttccgatcagcgatcggagcttccactACATGAAAAACtctaaaagacaacggattttatccgttgtcgtagggggtctaaaaccgttgtaactgatggtgttgtcaaaactgtgcacctacgacaacggataaaatccgttgtcatatccctcaaagacaacggatttgtgTCTACGACAACGAATTTTATCTGTTGTCGTTCCCCTCAAAGTTGTCTTTGGGAagaacgacaacggataaatccgttgtcgtaggggcgcAGTTTTGACAACATCATCAGTTACAACGATTTTagaccccctacgacaacggattttatctgtTGTTGTTTTCtgtataaaaaacaaaaaaaataaaattttttatataaattctaatattataaataatccaaaatttaaaatttcataaataaaatttaatatacaatttttttagtattacaaatcactcgaaattaaaattctaattcaaTACACACTGCAAATCGAAGTATCCGATGTCTTGCCTCATTACAGCCTTCAAACCTCTTGTTCTCAATCTCGAAGCTTTGTCTCTCCGCTGTTCTTGTCCAACAATATCCCTctgcaaaaaagaaaaaaaatagggAATTAATTAACCATCTAAGTTGTTTGAATCACACACCAACTCACATGTCTCGAGTCATGAAATCCCAATCACACCTACCGAGAAAACAAGCAACCCATTGCGTGCAAGCCATGCAGCAAAGAGCCAATGAATTCTGGAACAACACAAATCCaagaaaaagacaaaaaaatttGTCAGCTTAGCCACATATGTATTGAAAACATAGAAACAATGAAACTAATTAACTTCACTGTAAAGAAGAATTTTTCCAAAGCCAAAAACTGCTGAGTTATCTTAATGTATTCAATATTCATGAATGTATCATGCACCTTTTACTTTGACATCTTTCAGAGCTTTTCTCCATAATGCATTGATTATATTTGCGAGTCTCAAATTTTCATTGATAACCTGTagggaaagaaagaaaaataaataaagcagtttatatatatatatatatatatatatatatataaagcatCTTACGTTTTGAGTAAATGTTAACGACAAGTAATAGTTCCAAGAATATTCCTCACGGGAACTATCCTTTCTCCTTTTGATTTCCATGTTCTCCTCCTAGCATtttcatgaatatatatatatatatatatatatatatcatcacaGATCAAAAAACAAGCCAAATCACATTAATTAATATAGGAAAATAATTCGTGGCTACGTCCAATTAACT
It encodes:
- the LOC140892819 gene encoding 3-epi-6-deoxocathasterone 23-monooxygenase CYP90C1-like isoform X1, with amino-acid sequence MTLPVKFLTDNLVALAHLVEENMEIKRRKDSSREEYSWNYYLSLTFTQNVINENLRLANIINALWRKALKDVKVKEFIGSLLHGLHAMGCLFSRGILLDKNSGETKLRD
- the LOC140892819 gene encoding 3-epi-6-deoxocathasterone 23-monooxygenase CYP90C1-like isoform X2, giving the protein MTLPVKFLTDNLVALAHLVVINENLRLANIINALWRKALKDVKVKEFIGSLLHGLHAMGCLFSRGILLDKNSGETKLRD